From a region of the Primulina eburnea isolate SZY01 chromosome 7, ASM2296580v1, whole genome shotgun sequence genome:
- the LOC140836144 gene encoding uncharacterized protein isoform X2 codes for MDGFKYWKRVNDGDRCAFFMHIGCSTSPHNNAVEYLDNLMNIPRHIDKMINAQSSEEKQKNRLRLTATIESVRWLTLQACAFRGHDESPSSNNRGNFIEMINFIGKMNKSIGDIVLEKAPKNAKYTSPDIQKDVLNIISNQVRAKIRKEIGDAKFCILVDEARDASNKEQMAIVLRFVDTEGFLRERFFAIVHVTDTTAATLKKEISDALGRYDLHIHNMRGQGYDGASNMRGSWNGLQALFLKDCSCAYYVHCFAHRLQLALTAAAEKEVSIWLFFSKLNSICNLINASPKRHGELHSAQRIEVAHMVATGERDTGRGCNQIGNLLRPGKTRWSSNFDSLCSMIDMYSSVTTMLENMVNDGASNSIRGEASGALIAMKSFDFIFILHLMHKIMGITNFLCRALQEKSLDILSAMDYVSMTKTLLHTLREEGFDLLLSHVKEVCVKYDIEMPHMEARYKSGTGRSCQHIDSITVEHHYRFDVFTAAIDFQVEELNNRFKDEAVELLKLSCALEPKENFKLFNVDHIYRLAEKFYYLDFDSQDLHHLRMQLDHYKLDVAGHERFQNLSTISELCRRLVETNKSGIYDLIHRLIRLVLTLPVSTSTTERAFSAMKLVKTALRNKMEAEFFGDSMVSFMMRRLEVPNSE; via the exons ATGGATGGATTCAAATATTGGAAGCGAGTTAATGATGGCGATAGATGTGCATTTTTTATGCATATAGGATGCAGTACTTCACCACATAACAATGCTGTGGAATATCTTGATAATTTGATGAATATACCTCGTCATATTGACAAAATGATAAATGCACAATCTTCAGAAGAAAAGCAGAAGAACAGATTGCGGCTAACAGCAACTATTGAAAGCGTTCGATGGCTCACTTTGCAAGCATGCGCATTTAGAGGGCATGATGAATCTCCATCTTCTAATAATCGTGGAAATTTTATCGAGATGATAAATTTTATAGGAAAAATGAATAAAAGTATTGGGGACATCGTCTTAGAGAAAGCTCCTAAGAATGCAAAGTATACTTCACCAGATATTCAGAAAGATGTCTTGAATATCATTTCCAACCAAGTGAGAGCCAAGATCCGTAAAGAAATTGGAGATGCAAAATTCTGCATTTTAGTTGATGAAGCGAGAGATGCATCTAACAAGGAGCAGATGGCTATTGTATTAAGATTTGTGGATACTGAAGGCTTTTTACGTGAGCGGTTTTTTGCCATTGTACACGTGACAGATACAACTGCTGCAACACTTAAGAAAGAAATATCTGATGCACTTGGTCGTTATGACTTGCATATCCACAACATGCGTGGACAGGGATATGATGGTGCTAGCAATATGCGCGGTTCTTGGAATGGATTGCAGGCTCTTTTCTTGAAAGATTGCTCGTGTGCATATTATGTACATTGTTTTGCTCATCGACTTCAACTAGCATTAACTGCAGCTGCTGAAAAAGAGGTATCCATTTGGTTATtcttttcaaaattgaattccATTTGTAATCTCATCAATGCATCTCCTAAACGGCACGGTGAGTTACATTCTGCTCAAAGAATTGAGGTTGCGCATATGGTAGCTACTGGTGAACGTGATACAGGTAGAGGATGTAATCAAATTGGAAATTTATTACGCCCTGGAAAGACTCGTTGGAGTTCTAATTTCGACTCACTTTGTAGCATGATTGATATGTATAGCTCTGTGACTACCATGTTAGAAAATATGGTGAATGATGGAGCTTCTAATTCCATTCGTGGTGAAGCTAGTGGTGCATTGATTGCGATGAAGTCTTTTgatttcatattcatattacACTTGATGCATAAGATAATGGGGATAACAAATTTTCTTTGTCGAGCATTGCAAGAGAAATCTCTAGATATTTTAAGTGCAATGGATTATGTTTCAATGACTAAAACTTTGCTTCATACTTTGAGAGAAGAAGGATTTGATCTCCTACTTAGTCATGTAAAAGAAGTTTGTGTCAAGTATGACATTGAGATGCCTCACATGGAAGCTCGTTATAAATCTGGTACAGGCCGTTCTTGTCAACATATTGATTCAATCACAGTTGAGCACCACTATCGATTTGATGTATTTACAGCTGCAATAGATTTTCAAGTTGAAGAGCTTAATAATAGATTCAAGGATGAGGCAGTTGAACTTCTTAAACTTAGTTGTGCTTTGGAACCTAAAGAAAACTTTAAGCTTTTTAATGTTGATCATATCTATCGACTTGCTGAGAAATTCTATTATCTTGATTTCGATTCACAAGATTTGCATCACTTGAGAATGCAATTGGATCACTATAAACTTGATGTTGCTGGCCATGAAAGATTTCAGAATTTATCAACTATTTCTGAATTATGTCGAAGATTAGTTGAGACAAATAAGTCAGGAATCTACGATTTGATTCACAg GTTGATTCGTCTTGTTTTAACTCTCCCTGTTTCTACATCAACAACGGAACGAGCATTTTCAGCAATGAAACTTGTTAAAACAGCTCTTCGTAACAAGATGGAAGCAGAGTTTTTCGGAGATTCTATG
- the LOC140836144 gene encoding uncharacterized protein isoform X1 gives MDGFKYWKRVNDGDRCAFFMHIGCSTSPHNNAVEYLDNLMNIPRHIDKMINAQSSEEKQKNRLRLTATIESVRWLTLQACAFRGHDESPSSNNRGNFIEMINFIGKMNKSIGDIVLEKAPKNAKYTSPDIQKDVLNIISNQVRAKIRKEIGDAKFCILVDEARDASNKEQMAIVLRFVDTEGFLRERFFAIVHVTDTTAATLKKEISDALGRYDLHIHNMRGQGYDGASNMRGSWNGLQALFLKDCSCAYYVHCFAHRLQLALTAAAEKEVSIWLFFSKLNSICNLINASPKRHGELHSAQRIEVAHMVATGERDTGRGCNQIGNLLRPGKTRWSSNFDSLCSMIDMYSSVTTMLENMVNDGASNSIRGEASGALIAMKSFDFIFILHLMHKIMGITNFLCRALQEKSLDILSAMDYVSMTKTLLHTLREEGFDLLLSHVKEVCVKYDIEMPHMEARYKSGTGRSCQHIDSITVEHHYRFDVFTAAIDFQVEELNNRFKDEAVELLKLSCALEPKENFKLFNVDHIYRLAEKFYYLDFDSQDLHHLRMQLDHYKLDVAGHERFQNLSTISELCRRLVETNKSGIYDLIHRLIRLVLTLPVSTSTTERAFSAMKLVKTALRNKMEAEFFGDSMVIYIERDLVEKIDNDLIINEFYSKKNRRAQLQ, from the exons ATGGATGGATTCAAATATTGGAAGCGAGTTAATGATGGCGATAGATGTGCATTTTTTATGCATATAGGATGCAGTACTTCACCACATAACAATGCTGTGGAATATCTTGATAATTTGATGAATATACCTCGTCATATTGACAAAATGATAAATGCACAATCTTCAGAAGAAAAGCAGAAGAACAGATTGCGGCTAACAGCAACTATTGAAAGCGTTCGATGGCTCACTTTGCAAGCATGCGCATTTAGAGGGCATGATGAATCTCCATCTTCTAATAATCGTGGAAATTTTATCGAGATGATAAATTTTATAGGAAAAATGAATAAAAGTATTGGGGACATCGTCTTAGAGAAAGCTCCTAAGAATGCAAAGTATACTTCACCAGATATTCAGAAAGATGTCTTGAATATCATTTCCAACCAAGTGAGAGCCAAGATCCGTAAAGAAATTGGAGATGCAAAATTCTGCATTTTAGTTGATGAAGCGAGAGATGCATCTAACAAGGAGCAGATGGCTATTGTATTAAGATTTGTGGATACTGAAGGCTTTTTACGTGAGCGGTTTTTTGCCATTGTACACGTGACAGATACAACTGCTGCAACACTTAAGAAAGAAATATCTGATGCACTTGGTCGTTATGACTTGCATATCCACAACATGCGTGGACAGGGATATGATGGTGCTAGCAATATGCGCGGTTCTTGGAATGGATTGCAGGCTCTTTTCTTGAAAGATTGCTCGTGTGCATATTATGTACATTGTTTTGCTCATCGACTTCAACTAGCATTAACTGCAGCTGCTGAAAAAGAGGTATCCATTTGGTTATtcttttcaaaattgaattccATTTGTAATCTCATCAATGCATCTCCTAAACGGCACGGTGAGTTACATTCTGCTCAAAGAATTGAGGTTGCGCATATGGTAGCTACTGGTGAACGTGATACAGGTAGAGGATGTAATCAAATTGGAAATTTATTACGCCCTGGAAAGACTCGTTGGAGTTCTAATTTCGACTCACTTTGTAGCATGATTGATATGTATAGCTCTGTGACTACCATGTTAGAAAATATGGTGAATGATGGAGCTTCTAATTCCATTCGTGGTGAAGCTAGTGGTGCATTGATTGCGATGAAGTCTTTTgatttcatattcatattacACTTGATGCATAAGATAATGGGGATAACAAATTTTCTTTGTCGAGCATTGCAAGAGAAATCTCTAGATATTTTAAGTGCAATGGATTATGTTTCAATGACTAAAACTTTGCTTCATACTTTGAGAGAAGAAGGATTTGATCTCCTACTTAGTCATGTAAAAGAAGTTTGTGTCAAGTATGACATTGAGATGCCTCACATGGAAGCTCGTTATAAATCTGGTACAGGCCGTTCTTGTCAACATATTGATTCAATCACAGTTGAGCACCACTATCGATTTGATGTATTTACAGCTGCAATAGATTTTCAAGTTGAAGAGCTTAATAATAGATTCAAGGATGAGGCAGTTGAACTTCTTAAACTTAGTTGTGCTTTGGAACCTAAAGAAAACTTTAAGCTTTTTAATGTTGATCATATCTATCGACTTGCTGAGAAATTCTATTATCTTGATTTCGATTCACAAGATTTGCATCACTTGAGAATGCAATTGGATCACTATAAACTTGATGTTGCTGGCCATGAAAGATTTCAGAATTTATCAACTATTTCTGAATTATGTCGAAGATTAGTTGAGACAAATAAGTCAGGAATCTACGATTTGATTCACAg GTTGATTCGTCTTGTTTTAACTCTCCCTGTTTCTACATCAACAACGGAACGAGCATTTTCAGCAATGAAACTTGTTAAAACAGCTCTTCGTAACAAGATGGAAGCAGAGTTTTTCGGAGATTCTATGGTAATCTACATCGAacgagatttggttgaaaaaattgataacgatttaataattaatgagttttatTCTAAGAAGAATCGAAGAGCACAACTTCAGTAG